The nucleotide window TCGGTCTGTCTTGCGAAATCAACAGGAAATTTGCAGTTGCTTTAACAGCTCCGGTGAAGGCGAAAAAAGAGCTTCGGTTTGTAAGCAGGAAAGAGAGCAACAGATTCTGGGCATTCATGTGGAGCAGATTCTCGAACAAGAGCAGGGGATTCTTTTGTCCGAACACCGGATTCCctgtgatgatttttcttcaagtTAGCCTCATGAACATTTTCCGGCGACTCTTCACTTTTCTGATCATCATCTGTCTTCTCCGTTGGATCGaacgcgctctgataccatttgttaggaacccacatttatttaatcaaaacacaaaatacataataactaaaatatttcattactaaaaacattacaagataaaccgaaTAATTCGAGGAAttcgggacctcccattttccggtcATTCGAGACGCCGGAgatctcccattttccggccattaGAGGCGCcagagacctccctaaatcagccaaaagTGGCTGCtctcaaacccaaaccctaatatttttcttctcttattttcaaattcaaagcatatatttataaaagaaatgagtcattggattggggacaagtgtcccaatcctaacattcTTTCTATAATATTGGAGTGCCAACTGAGTAATTACAATGTGCCAAAATTGCACAGGAATTCTGCTTAGAGAATGCctaaattttttacataaatctgAGAATGAAATTCACAAAcgttaacattttttttcatgcttCCTGTTTTCTTCTTGAGACTAGTTGCATTtgcattttctaatttttccctgttttgttgttttttgaAGTGATAAAATGTTTTTGTCACTGTTATCTCATCCTTTTTTACTATGAAGGTAAGCATATCTTTGGTTTATAATTTGTGAATTAATGCATCCAGCCGAGGTGATACGCAAGAATATGCAGATCTGAATAAGCTAGCTAAGCGTTTCCTGAAAGGGAGCCATAATGAACTAGAAGGGGAAGCCAAAGAAATGCCTTCACGGGCATATGTACAGGAGGTTGTGGAGGAGCTACGCAAGGGGGGAGATGGAGAATGTCCAATATGTCTGGAAGCATTTGAAGATGCAGTATTGACTCCGTGTGCCCACCGTTTATGCCGTGAATGTCTCCTGTCAAGTTGGAGAACTCCTACTTCTGGATTATGTCCTGTTTGCAGGTACGATCTGGTAGCTTCaagtattttaacttttatcatGTAGCCTTTCTTTCCTTCGCCATATTCCTTTAGTTTGTACTGGTTGgagtttttttatatcaaaattttctggTCAGCGTTCTCAGATATTATGTTTTCACCTTATTTCAGGAAAGTCATCAATAGACAAGATCTTATTACAGCCCCGACTGATAGTCGTTTCACGGTTGATGTTGAGAAGAATTGGGTGGAATCATCTAAAATTGTTGTTCTTTTGCAAGAACTTGAAAATCTTTGCAAATCAGGCTCCAAGAGCATTATATTTAGCCAGTGGACTGCCTTTTTGGACCTCTTGCAGATTCCTCTTTCTCGGTACTACATTTAGCTGCCTAAAAGCTTTAGACTATATCCAGTTGGACAGGCATAGCAAACTAGCCATTGATTATAATCTCTTTTACACAATTTGGCTCATTCACTATTTAGAGAGCAATCTGGCTGGCCatttattaatttctcattGCTGGATAGTCTTAAACAAATGATTCATCACATGCACTTGAATATGCGATTAATTATGTTGTTAATCTTCATGAAGTTGATATTGGAAATGATGATTGTTTAGGATATAAACTATCATAGATCTTTTTGCATGCTTTTGTACTAGTGTTTTCCTGTACTGTTCTGGTTGAATGACTTGTCTTGGTTATGCTTTATCATAGAAGTCTCAGTGATTCTATTTGGTAATGAATATTGACTATATCTCATTTTCTGCACAGGAACAAAATTACATTTCTTCGTTTGGATGGAACTCTTAATCAGCGGCAACGTGAAAAAGTGTTAAAACAGTTCTCAGAAGATAGCAACATCCTGGTCTGTAATTATTTCCCTCTTTTGTAGGTTGGGGCCGATAACTCTTCTTGTAGATGGTCTAGTCAATCATTTTGGTATGGTGGTTGTTTCAGGTGTTGCTGATGTCACTAAAGGCTGGTGGGGTTGGAATAAATCTAACAGCAGCTTCCAATGCTTTTGTCTTGGTATGGACAGATCGGATATAaccattttaaagttttttgacTTGTGTCTGGTACCTGTAAGCCTTGacactttgtttttttatttgatgtcaggaaattttagttttgggcTTTGACTGCAGTAAGTGGGTGTTAGATAGATTCTATTTTTTAGGGATTCGTTTCGAGAGAAATGAGGTGATGCTTAATCAACTTATGTGATGTgagaacaaataaaaaaaatgatgagcTTTAGGCTGGGAAGTATCAGGATACTTCTAAATTTGCACCAAAGAATGAAATATTCCGTAGTCATGATCTGTTAAATGGTCTAAATTctaaaccttaaaccctaaattctaaatcctaaatcctaaaaaccctaaaaccctttTAGAACTTGGGATCTGTTTCCTCTCAAGTTTTTAAACAATTGACCTACCTTAATTCATAATACGGCTAGACTTGTTTATTGATCCCGTGCTGTGACACATCTCtccatctttttcctttttttttccctctgcCTATTCAATATGCTTTGGAAATGGTTGAATGGGTCAATATGTTTGATGAATCAACTTTCATGTTTCGCCAGGATCCGTGGTGGAATCCAGCCGTGGAGGAGCAAGCTGTCATGCGCATTCATCGTATTGGACAAAAAAACAGGGTGGTGATTAAACGGTTCATTGTGAAGGTACATTTTGTTCCCTAGCAACTAAGTCTATATTTTCTGATGATGAAGCTTGCACTTTTTGAAAAAGTAGAAGTTGTTAAATTGATATCAGGGAACGGTTGAAGAAAGAATGGAAGCAGTGCAAGCACGTAAGCAGCGGATGATTGCAGGTGCCTTGACCGATCAAGAAGTTAGAAGTGCCCGCATTGAGGAACTTAAGATGCTTTTTACTTGAACTTCTTCAAAAATGGGGAAATTTTGTTGAGATCACTTGTCATGGGGTAGTCTCTCTTGTTATCCTCTTGTGCTCTTTTATCAAGAATTTTGGAAATCAGCCAACCTGGAAACTAGCATTCCACCTCAAAAAAAGATTGGTTAAGAGATTATTTTAAGCTATGCAGTTTTTCTGGTCCATCGGTCATGTGGGCTGCTGAGGGTAGGCAGAAATAGGCAGATTGGGTGAGATTCCATTGTTGGAAACGCTGTAAATTTTGGTGCACAGTACTTGTAATTATGTCATTATTATTGGTATGAATAGAGGATTAATAGCATATTCTGGTGTCAACCATTGAAATTTGTAATCCAAAGTATTGGTATTTTGCTTGTATTAAATACTGTATCAATTCAATCGGTCACCCCAAAACTATTCCGCAAAAAAATAGAGAAGCTGAAAAGGTAAGCAAAAGACTTTCAAGTTGCTGCTTTCACAACAAATCTTGTTTCAATGGagtaacatgttatttaaaatttgtattttaattttgaaacaaatgGCAAAATAATTGTAAGTTAATTTAACCATTGAGTGAACCAGAATGAATGTGAAATCAATTTTGAGTTAAGggctttataaaattttcactaGCATTTTTAGGGGTGCAACGTAGAACAGAAAAGCTACAGGGCACAAGAGGATAACTTCGGTCTGACCACAAAGTGGACCAGTCCGGCCCTTTTATCGGATTAACTTCGGTCTGGTTCCGAAAACATTGATTGAAGGTACTGCGAATTATGAGATTACGGTTGAGGATGGGCGGCGGTTGGCGAAGGAGTATAGTCAGGAGGCATAGGGCGAGGAGGCTGCGAGTCGACCCTTTGGAGGTTGAAGAAGGCGGCAATTGAGGCATTGCCGAATGGGTTGAATGAGGTGGCTTTGGCGCCGGATTTGACGCTGTTTCAggagaaaaaaaaccaacatTGATCCTAACTTCAGCAAAAAAGAACAGGTCCCCTTTGCTGCTGCCACACCTTCGGCCGGTTAACACGGGGCTTTGAGATTACAAACAGCAGCAGGCAGTTCAGTGGCCAAGTTTCAATATTAACAGCGTCTTCTCCAATCTGCAGCTTTAGGCCAAAATGGCATTATTGATATGGAAGCTCTCAATTTATTGAATACGATTCCTCCTGTGCATCGCAACCTCTCTCAACCACTCCGCTAATAGCAGAGGGTATTTTCGTCAGTTTGCACTCTAttggttaaaaaatttagtCCTGGATACTTGATTATTTTTGTACATTCTCCATAgttattttaaggccaaacgactatttcccacccaaggtatgctacaatctcaagtttccaccctttaactatggaaacaccaaacacccacccatgaccggttaaatttaacgaaactctaacccttgaaaatttaatctcatttttcctcataaaagtttaaaaattaacatttttttcctaagctaagtttgaaaagatcgcatttcccccctagggtttagttttcaaaccctttcactttctccgacgccATCGCTGaccgtctctccctctcgacggcccccctcaactctACTCCAACCCATCCGGCGCAGAGAGACGTCGTCTGGAAAGAGAAATCAttttcccagacgaagacgacgagtACTagaaagacgaagaactttatCTTCGACGgcttctccgacgtcgatcagatgtccaaatgagaggaaagagatcgctggaaggagatgatgcttcgggagggagagatcaTCTGCAATGGAGTCAGAGATGTCGCCAGAGATtttaaaacgaaaccctagagtaaaactatgattttttaaaacttagactggaggaaaattttagtttttaaagtttagaggggcaaaaatagattctattttagtttatttttaatattatagaaaaaataatgattttgctcttaccaccgttaattttaactgtttatgggtggatgtttggtgtttccataattaaagggtggaaattgagattgcagcataccggTGGGATaaagtcgtttggccttattttaatcaataaactttTTCTCTCATTGCCCTACCTGCTCCCCTTTTCTTTTTCGTTTCCCCTTGGAATCACTGAATCGAGTCAGAAATTTATTGTTGTGACTAGGCGGTATGAGTTCAGAATCACAATCTGGTCCTCCTAAGCAAAGGCTATCGTGTTCCAAGCGTTTCGACGCTCTTTGGTTCTGCTATTCACCCGTCCATCAGATGCAGCAGTATTATCGCCTGGGATTTCTTGATAACTGTTATTCAAAATGGAGTGCTCTTTACGACTGTTTAATGCTCAAAACCAAACCCGCTTCTGAAGTTGAGGTAATCAATGATTTCCCTTCTTCCATCCCCATTTCAAtgtactataaaataattctctatatattttttgtggCCCTTGTTCGTCTTCTACCTAATAAGCAATTTACTTTGGATCCATTCTTCTTATACTCTATGTATATTACATCACTCCTTTTAGGGTCTATTTAATCTCCACGGAAAATTTTGCTTCCAAATCTATGTACttttttttggaattaatttattattgcaACCAATTCACGTTGTATCTTGCTTGTCATTTGCTTTATTCAATATTCAAACTGAGCATcagtgattttttatttttatttttatatattttgggtGTTCATTATAAGATCTAAACTCTTTACAATTGTTGAGATATCTTTATTGTTACTTGTATTATTGTGAGTTAAAGATTATGCATTTTCAATGTGGTGTTGTTAGAGAACTTCAACAGGGACTTCAATTAGGTAAATCTATCTCTTTTTTTGTTGATAATGAATACTTCGGTtccaatttattgttaaaaaaagcACTCCAATAACTACTTTGATGAAACTACAATTTTGCTCAATTCATCCTCTTCCATTAGTGAAAACAGTTACCGGAggactctttttattttctattttcaccCTCTTCTTCATCCCTTCTCAATCTGACTTCGGTCAGTTTCCTAGAGGTCATATATGACCTCTGACAACGCTGATGTCTCTCTTGCCGTTGTCGATAACCCTGCCTTGTTTCCCTCTTTTCGCTATGATCGTGTCTCTTTTGACAACTACCTCCCTCTTGTCAATGGCCAGTTTAACTATTTTTGCATTGGCCGGCGATTGAAAAATCTTTTCAGGGGttaaagtgataaaattttaagttggttaggtttttatatttttggggGTATAAgtattacaaattttaaataataaagacATACTGGTGATGGTTATTTATGTTAAATGTTAAGGGTGGTTTTATAATTTCAACAAAAGGGCAAATCAGTTATTTCCAAAAAGACAAACCGAATTTTCAATCTTAAAGtatgaaaaattatagtttcattAAAGTtcaggtgggaaatagttctttggccaaaaaaaataatttttgttttggtttctttttaGCAGCTTTCTGGAATTGTTTGTGCTTGATATTGATGCATGATACTGGAGTATTGCTGTTGATGAAATGTGGTGTTTCCGGTAATAATAAACTGATTATCACAATTCACAAACCTTTTTCAAAATGGGAAATTGTCAAATTCAATCCTTCCATGGATAATATCCTGCTGTTTCCTCATTTATCACATTGTGTTTGCCTCTGCTAAAATCTTTCTTCAAATCAAAGCTGCTTTTATTCCATGACTTTACTATTAACATGTAATCTTTGACTCAAATTATGATTTTCCATCAgctagttttattattattattattattttattttggctGTGCCCTGCAAATAACAAAAACATGGCCTCTGTTTGCAGAAAATTCTGGAAACTCGTGAGAAGGAGAAGCCTCACATCTGGACATTTCGGACACCCGAAGAAGCTGCATCTCACTGGGAAAATCTGTTTGGACATTTAGATGAAAAGGAATGAAGAATTTTTATAACCCCTCACTGCTTCAGATTTTGTGTTGCTGCTTATAATTCAAAGAATAtgtgatgatattgtttatcaaaTCCAACAACTGATTGATTATTGAAGGTCAATGTTACAGAAAACCAAGTACAGTTGAAGCTAAAAATGTTGCTCTATCATCTTCATCCATTTCCTTTGAATCTGTGGATGTGTTCAGCTGCAAAAGCCAGGTTTTTCAAAGGGTCATTCTATATGGTAACCTTATACCTATTGCTATAGGGATTATTGTtgtcaactcaaatttatatgaaataaatgcTTAAAATCCCCAACAAAATTGAAATCTGAtctcttttaaataattttcatcagCTTTTGAGTAGTTTTCCAACGGGAAAAATTGCACCAAAGATTAGTAAATCATTTCTTGTCATGTTTAATAACTTATACTgtagaaatttaaatattttgatgtagATTTATGACGCCtaagattttgaatttatcGAATTTAAACTATTGATTAATAGCTTGAATTTGTTGTTTGTTAATGAACTTGTGTTAGAATAGATGCAAAgtcaattaaaaatgaaatcatattagAAAATTCAAGATTGATGGTGATTCAATTACCATGTGTGTTTCACACTCACCACATGAATCGCACGGGGGTAGGAAGtgttaaagatgaaaataaaatttgtgatatttCAAACCAAATGGGTCACTAACTGTAGACAAGTCAAGAGGCCTTGATCATTTATTTTGACATGACCCCTGGAAGTAACTCGCTATCGAAGAGGGTCATGTTTAGGCCTGGAAATCAAGTCTATAGAGttgtaaaaattttgaaaaaagataattatttcatataaaaaagacaatttttattTCCCTTAGTATGTTTTGATTGATAATATGATGCGTTGAGTCAAGGTTAGCCTCGACCCAACACAATCTGGTCTGATCCATTAACATGTTTACATAGGTATCGCATGAGACGGGGGAGAGGGGCTTAAAATGAGATTTTAGTATATGAATGGTGTTTCGCAATGAACTGCATGAGACGTGTGTCAagaatttttttgataattaatttaattatagttaaattaaaataattaaattccctaaattttgtttgaagttaATACAATACAAGATTTGATTCttagtttttgaaaaataatatcatataattacaagtaaaaagaagataaacatgaaaaaaaaatcatatctttttttatatatatttaaaaagttcaCGTTTTTTTCACTTATTCAAAATACAATGCACCtacaatttaatttagaattttatttttctaattagcCATATTTTAATCactttctataataaaatatctaacGGTTGTCACagttaaataattaagtttCTTTCCCAATATTACATTAAAGTTTcctttattaaaattcaaaatcaactttaattactatattaagaattttaaataaatcctTCTTTTCtagaattataatatttatatttccctttttttttaattttaattattttttatattaaagtaatttcaGAATAAATTTTCGAATAAAATTCTACAATGGACAAAGTCaacttgttttaaaataaaatgtgttgaTAAATTTAGATAGTACGGCAAGTACAAAATCAAATCTTAGATtagatgttttaaaattatattcaaatcatataccaaatatcacataaaaaataaaatcttttttatatttattttttcattaaaaaaatatacatagaaacaaatttattatgaaataaaaggaattaaatatatatttttccgTTATTACATGCAAAGCAGAAGATTGAACGATATCAGACACCGAACAAATTTTCCTTTCTGGCTCCTTTCGTGGTTCACTGTTTCTCCACAACTCTTcaacttcttctcttcttttacTCTTTGAATAAGCTAAAACAA belongs to Mangifera indica cultivar Alphonso chromosome 2, CATAS_Mindica_2.1, whole genome shotgun sequence and includes:
- the LOC123204044 gene encoding uncharacterized protein LOC123204044, whose translation is MSSESQSGPPKQRLSCSKRFDALWFCYSPVHQMQQYYRLGFLDNCYSKWSALYDCLMLKTKPASEVEKILETREKEKPHIWTFRTPEEAASHWENLFGHLDEKE